Proteins from a genomic interval of Benincasa hispida cultivar B227 chromosome 7, ASM972705v1, whole genome shotgun sequence:
- the LOC120081812 gene encoding homeobox-leucine zipper protein HAT22-like: MELMFWVHNVNKGEDGSDDINKLKLTKEQSTILEESFKLHSTLNPKQKQALARELNLRSGQVEVWFQNRRARAKLK; encoded by the exons ATGGAGCTGATGTTTTGGGTTCATAATGTCAATAAAGGTGAAGATGGTTCTGATGATATAAACAAACTTAAGCTAACTAAAGAACAATCTACCATTTTGGAAGAAAGCTTCAAACTTCACAGTACTCTTAACCCT AAGCAAAAGCAAGCCTTAGCTAGAGAGTTAAATCTCCGGTCTGGACAAGTTGAAGTTTGGTTTCAGAATCGGAGAGCCag GGCAAAGCTAAAGTAA